In the genome of Nymphaea colorata isolate Beijing-Zhang1983 chromosome 9, ASM883128v2, whole genome shotgun sequence, one region contains:
- the LOC116261386 gene encoding pentatricopeptide repeat-containing protein At5g48910-like: MNLEERLVALLGACPSMRVVLQIHAQVITNGLSKQPNFLTSRFIAFCSSSPLGDVRYARAVFDRVVRPSVFMWNSMIRGCSITGNLAANDGFSLYKRMHSENEAKPNSFTFNFVLKSCAAAVAVEEGKEVHAHVAKSGCFWSPHIRTTMVSMYVKCGEVSDAQQAFDEMTERSLVAWSALVSGYASAGMTTKALDLFRDMQLAGVTPDEVTLVGVISACAQAGALKMGRWVHAYVEKRTVQLDVVLGTALVDMYSKCGCIETARQLFVEMPRRDTMLWTCMIMGLAAHGLACDALEVFSQMKLENVRQDAVTFIAVLSACAHGGLVAEGKSCFDLMIKNGISPQVEHYACMVDLLCRAGQVDEAYEFVRDMPLKPNAVMWRTLLVACRNSGNVTMGEAIGKCLLEAEPFSGENYVLFSNLYAACSRWEEVGIVRKMMKQRRVKANPGCSSVEIDGVVLEFLKWDESYPRAKELYSVLHHLMLAVRNGGYDEFRTSAVLRDIGDEGDFLSERTAKRCF, translated from the coding sequence ATGAATTTAGAGGAGCGTCTCGTTGCCCTTCTCGGTGCATGCCCATCGATGAGGGTCGTCCTTCAAATCCATGCCCAAGTCATCACAAACGGCCTCTCCAAGCAGCCCAACTTCTTAACCAGCCGATTCATAGCCTTTTGCTCGTCGTCTCCTCTCGGCGACGTCAGATACGCGCGTGCTGTCTTCGACCGAGTCGTGCGCCCTAGCGTCTTCATGTGGAACTCGATGATCAGGGGTTGCTCGATCACGGGAAATCTGGCTGCCAACGATGGCTTTTCACTATACAAGAGGATGCATTCCGAGAATGAGGCGAAACCCAACAGCTTTACATTCAACTTTGTGCTAAAGTCGTGCGCGGCGGCTGTAGCGGttgaggaagggaaggaggtgCATGCCCATGTCGCGAAGAGCGGCTGTTTTTGGAGTCCTCACATCAGGACGACGATGGTGAGCATGTACGTGAAGTGCGGAGAAGTCTCAGATGCGCAGCAAGCGTTTGACGAAATGACCGAGAGGAGTCTGGTGGCTTGGAGCGCTCTGGTGAGTGGGTATGCCAGCGCTGGGATGACTACAAAGGCGCTTGACCTGTTTCGTGACATGCAATTGGCCGGGGTGACGCCGGACGAAGTGACGCTGGTCGGCGTGATTTCTGCGTGTGCACAGGCGGGGGCCTTGAAAATGGGAAGGTGGGTTCATGCCTACGTGGAGAAGCGCACGGTACAGTTGGACGTGGTGCTGGGGACTGCCCTCGTCGATATGTATTCTAAGTGTGGGTGCATCGAGACAGCTCGCCAGCTGTTTGTTGAAATGCCTCGGAGGGATACCATGTTGTGGACTTGCATGATAATGGGGTTGGCTGCTCATGGCCTTGCATGCGATGCGTTGGAAGTCTTTTCTCAGATGAAGTTGGAGAATGTGAGACAAGACGCCGTTACGTTCATCGCCGTGCTCTCAGCGTGTGCCCATGGAGGGCTTGTGGCCGAGGGCAAGTCCTGTTTTGACTTGATGATTAAGAATGGAATTTCACCGCAGGTGGAGCATTATGCATGCATGGTCGATCTTCTTTGCCGTGCTGGGCAAGTAGATGAGGCCTATGAATTTGTAAGAGACATGCCGCTGAAGCCTAATGCGGTTATGTGGAGGACATTGTTGGTCGCCTGCAGGAATAGTGGTAACGTTACTATGGGGGAGGCAATTGGTAAATGTCTTTTAGAGGCGGAACCATTCAGTGGAGAAAATTATGTCTTGTTTTCCAATCTTTATGCTGCTTGTTCGAGATGGGAGGAGGTTGGTATCGTGCGGAAAATGATGAAACAAAGAAGGGTCAAGGCAAACCCCGGATGCAGTTCAGTCGAGATTGACGGTGTGgttcttgaatttctcaagtgggATGAGTCGTATCCACGGGCGAAGGAGCTATATTCTGTATTGCACCATCTCATGTTAGCCGTCAGGAATGGGGGGTATGATGAGTTTAGGACATCCGCGGTTCTGCGTGATATTGGAGACGAGGGGGATTTTCTCTCAGAGCGGACAGCCAAACGTTGCTTCTGA